In Leishmania major strain Friedlin complete genome, chromosome 26, a genomic segment contains:
- a CDS encoding putative Sec1/Munc18 related protein, producing the protein MRSGSPPQAVGVRLNSSPAAAMPTGELSSASSASAYAGGLSSVPVQAGAKERVQDGKKATFTRRGILGCVKQRIFAEMLDPVEGDYNIVVCDNKGAEILSTCVRMHDLMDHGVTLVEDLGMPRQPVLSSAAIYLIEPTEESVRRVMNDWQVKNMYREAHVFFTSFSSERLIQIMASEPRLVQAIKTLKDMLLDFAVPESLLFNFCMHSDVQRLFLPDVALSGGCQNILSEVATRLVSVFFTIGAGVPTVQYQGNSQLAQQVARIFVDQAAQASRTSPATFRMSSAATPCGGGAADESPLLILVDRSFDAVEPLMHERTYQCLLNDLMPIENNIYEQTYEGRSGQEATRRCPIDEHDPYWCQYRHKFFPVCLLEFPKKLQSLMAANPNLVAGMRRLNSGYGAGGKLGDVGSAIRALPEFQEQQAKISLHIDICTKIMDHYKQQKLAEVCEVEQDVATGRRPFKELYDNIHRLTADVSLPLGVRVRLILLLIAGTNTREFSEAKKLMLLQEAGLSSQADLCNSFSMFISRTGQLPQEAAVQGTDSDASNGGGGGGNGGNGKNRSVSLARRSLRINRTGVQDVSGSPGGNAQANAANESDENASTPAADLYRNQAYLILRAAANGTLSTSDFPIFRTSFGGGRGGSLRGALQQRRTLRAAGGGNEGIDFGGLAGVNAQLTLDLGHEGKFALKTRRRIVLFVLGGVTYGEVRAAYEIAQTAHVEVFVGGTSLLTPDRFLSSLNSLR; encoded by the coding sequence ATGCGCAGTGGCAGTCCACCGCAGGCGGTTGGCGTCCGTCTCAACTCCagccccgccgctgccatgcCGACTGGCGAGTTGTCGTCTGCCTCGTCGGCAAGCGCCTACGCCGGCGGCCTCTCGTCGGTGCCCGTCCAGGCGGGAGCCAAGGAGAGGGTCCAAGACGGCAAGAAGGCCACCTTCACCCGCAGAGGCATCCTCGGCTGCGTGAAGCAGCGAATTTTTGCTGAAATGCTCGATCCCGTGGAGGGTGACTACAACATAGTGGTGTGCGACAACAAGGGGGCCGAGATCCTCAGCAcatgcgtgcgcatgcacgACTTGATGGACCACGGCGTGACTCTCGTCGAGGATCTCGGCATGCCACGTCAGCCggtgctcagcagcgccgccatctaCCTTATCGAGCCCACCGAGGAGTCCGTGCGCCGGGTGATGAATGACTGGCAGGTGAAGAACATGTACCGCGAGGCGCACGTCTTCTTCACATCGTTCTCGTCGGAACGACTCATTCAGATCATGGCCTCGGAGCCGCGCCTCGTGCAGGCCATCAAGACGTTGAAGGACATGTTGCTCGACTTTGCGGTTCCAGAAAGCTTGCTCTTTAACTTCTGCATGCACAGCGACGTCCAGAGACTCTTCCTACCCGACGTGGCGCTCTCCGGAGGGTGCCAGAACATCCTCAGTGAGGTCGCCACACGGCTGGTGTCCGTCTTTTTCACCATTGGCGCCGGCGTACCAACGGTGCAGTACCAGGGCAACAGCCAACTagcgcagcaggtggcgcGCATCTTCGTTGACCAGGCCGCCCAAGCATCGCGCACGAGCCCGGCCACGTTTCGCATGTCCAGCGCCGCGACGCcatgtggcggtggcgcggcagaCGAGTCTCCGCTGCTCATTCTCGTAGACCGCTCCTTCGACGCCGTGGAGCCGCTCATGCACGAACGCACGTACCAGTGCCTGCTGAACGATCTCATGCCTATCGAGAACAACATCTACGAGCAGACCTACGAGGGTCGCTCCGGACAGGAGGCAACGCGCAGATGCCCGATCGACGAGCATGACCCGTATTGGTGCCAGTACCGCCACAAGTTCTTTCCTGTCTGCCTCCTCGAGTTCCCGAAGAAACTGCAGAGCTTGATGGCGGCTAACCCGAACCTTGTGGCGGGTATGAGAAGACTGAACAGCGGGTACGGGGCGGGGGGCAAACTCGGTGATGTTGGCAGCGCCATTCGTGCCCTTCCGGAGTTTCAGGAACAGCAGGCGAAGATCTCCCTGCACATCGACATCTGCACCAAGATCATGGACCACTACAAGCAGCAGAAGCTGGCGGAGGTGTgcgaggtggagcaggacGTTGCCACCGGGCGACGACCGTTCAAGGAGCTGTATGACAACATCCACCGCCTGACGGCGGACGTCTCTCTGCCGcttggcgtgcgcgtgcgtctcaTCCTGCTGTTGATTGCCGGCACGAACACGCGCGAGTTCTCCGAGGCGAAGAAGCTTATGCTCCTGCAGGAGGCCGGTCTCAGCAGCCAGGCCGACCTCTGCAACTCCTTTTCCATGTTCATCTCGCGAACGGGCCAGCtgccgcaggaggcggcagTGCAGGGCACCGATAGCGATGCGAgcaacggaggcggcggtggcggcaacggcggaaACGGCAAGAACCGCAGTGTCTCCCTCGcgcgccgctctctgcgcatCAACCGCACGGGTGTCCAGGACGTGAGCGGCTCGCCGGGCGGCAACGCGCAGGCGAACGCGGCTAACGAAAGTGATGAAAATGCGAGTACCCCAGCGGCGGACCTGTACCGGAACCAAGCATACTTGATActccgtgccgccgcgaACGGCACACTTAGTACGTCGGACTTCCCCATCTTCCGTACCAGCTTCGGTGGTGGGCGTGGTGGCAGCCTTCGTggggcactgcagcagcgacgcacgcttcgtgctgctggaggtggcAACGAGGGTATCGACTTTGGCGGCCTTGCCGGTGTAAACGCCCAACTGACGCTCGATCTGGGCCACGAGGGAAAGTTTGCGCTAAAGACACGACGTCGCATTGTACTGTTCGTGTTGGGTGGCGTAACGTACGGTGAGGTGCGTGCCGCGTATGAGATCGCGCAGACCGCGCATGTGGAGGTGTTTGTGGGTGGCACGTCGCTACTGACTCCAGATAGGTTCCTTTCTAGTCTGAATTCCCTGCGCTAA
- a CDS encoding putative nitrilase: MASVLPVTLCQMAVTREKAANIKKAVTMITEAAKRGSKLAVLPECFNCPYGTKYFDEYSEALAPGNETFDAMSQCAKANSIWIVAGSIPEKSADGKLFNSSMTFGSDGALKHVHRKVHLFCINTDTVRFDESEVLSAGNDATAISLDEHTKFGVAICFDIRYPFLAWKYAEQGTSFIVYPGAFNMVTGPMHWQLAARARAVDNQQYVFVCSPARDTSAEYVAWGHSMVVDPIGNVLSELDEKEGFVDWKVDLSVIQDTRNRIPILKGVRDDLYTLHWKK, from the coding sequence ATGGCGTCCGTTCTGCCCGTGACTCTTTGCCAAATGGCTGTCACGCGTGAAAAGGCAGCCAATATTAAAAAGGCTGTCACAATGATCACTGAAGCCGCGAAGCGGGGCAGCAAGCTGGCTGTCTTACCCGAGTGCTTCAACTGCCCGTATGGTACCAAGTATTTCGACGAGTACTCTGAGGCCCTTGCGCCAGGCAACGAAACATTTGATGCGATGTCCCAGTGCGCCAAGGCGAACAGCATCTGGATCGTTGCAGGTAGCATTCCCGAAAAGTCAGCTGACGGAAAACTGTTCAACTCGAGCATGACGTTTGGATCGGATGGTGCGCTGAAACACGTACACCGCAAGGTGCATCTGTTCTGCATCAACACGGATACCGTTCGCTTCGACGAGAGCGAAGTGCTCAGTGCTGGAAACGATGCCACTGCCATTTCGCTGGACGAACACACAAAGTTTGGCGTTGCTATTTGCTTCGACATCCGATACCCCTTCCTGGCGTGGAAATACGCTGAACAAGGAACCTCCTTTATTGTGTACCCCGGCGCCTTTAACATGGTGACCGGCCCGATGCACTGGCAGctggcagcgcgcgctcgcgctgtgGACAATCAGCAGTATGTTTTCGTGTGTTCCCCTGCCCGCGACACCTCCGCGGAGTACGTGGCATGGGGGCACTCCATGGTGGTAGATCCCATTGGAAATGTTCTCTCGGAGCTGGATGAGAAGGAGGGGTTTGTTGATTGGAAGGTAGACCTCAGCGTCATTCAAGATACGCGCAACCGAATTCCCATCCTGAAAGGCGTGCGTGACGACCTCTACACCCTGCATTGGAAGAAGTAG
- a CDS encoding putative 60S ribosomal protein L35, whose protein sequence is MSHHMKIKDLREKSKDDLLKTLTEYKKELSQLRVVQQTGGAETRLGRIRPIRKSIARILTVLNQNERSNLKMFYADRKLRCKTPKVLRTKLTHRRRLALKENEKNRKTSRQMRQAHKFPKRVYAVKI, encoded by the coding sequence ATGTCCCACCACATGAAGATTAAGGATCTGCGCGAGAAGAGCAAGGATGATCTTCTCAAGACGCTGACGGAGTACAAGAAGGagctgtcgcagctgcgcgtggtgcagcagacgGGCGGTGCCGAGACCCGCCTGGGCCGCATCCGCCCGATCCGCAAGAGCATTGCGCGCATTCTGACCGTGCTGAACCAGAACGAGCGCAGCAACCTGAAGATGTTCTACGCGGACCGAAAGCTGCGCTGCAAGACGCcgaaggtgctgcgcacgaagctgacgcaccgccgccgcctaGCGCTGAAGGAGAACGAGAAGAACCGCAAGACGTCGCGCCAGATGCGCCAGGCACACAAGTTCCCCAAGCGCGTGTACGCCGTCAAGATCTAA
- a CDS encoding putative 60S ribosomal protein L35, with the protein MSHHMKIKDLREKSKDDLLKTLTEYKKELSQLRVVQQTGGAETRLGRIRPIRKSIARILTVLNQNERSNLKMFYADRKLRCKTPKVLRTKLTHRRRLALKENEKNRKTSRQMRQAHKFPKRVYAVKI; encoded by the coding sequence ATGTCCCACCACATGAAGATTAAGGATCTGCGCGAGAAGAGCAAGGATGATCTTCTCAAGACGCTGACGGAGTACAAGAAGGagctgtcgcagctgcgcgtggtgcagcagacgGGCGGTGCCGAGACCCGCCTGGGCCGCATCCGCCCGATCCGCAAGAGCATTGCGCGCATTCTGACCGTGCTGAACCAGAACGAGCGCAGCAACCTGAAGATGTTCTACGCGGACCGAAAGCTGCGCTGCAAGACGCcgaaggtgctgcgcacgaagctgacgcaccgccgccgcctaGCGCTGAAGGAGAACGAGAAGAACCGCAAGACGTCGCGCCAGATGCGCCAGGCACACAAGTTCCCCAAGCGCGTGTACGCCGTCAAGATCTAG